One Pichia kudriavzevii chromosome 3, complete sequence genomic window carries:
- a CDS encoding uncharacterized protein (PKUD0C02610; similar to Saccharomyces cerevisiae YDR045C (RPC11); ancestral locus Anc_3.283) → MLTFCPYCSNMLIISRSDETGSNAFTCPTCPYEFPIVGLQMFERKYLPRKEIDDVLGGAGSWDNVDQTTAQCPREVCGNDRAYFFQLQIRSADEPMTTFYKCTKCSHQWREN, encoded by the coding sequence ATGCTGACCTTTTGCCCCTACTGTTCGAACATGCTAATAATATCTCGATCGGATGAGACAGGCTCTAACGCCTTTACTTGCCCTACTTGTCCATATGAGTTTCCAATCGTTGGTTTACAAATGTTCGAAAGGAAGTATCTACCGAGAAAGGAAATAGACGATGTGCTGGGAGGTGCTGGGTCTTGGGATAATGTTGACCAGACGACTGCGCAGTGTCCCAGGGAAGTATGTGGTAACGATCGTGCctattttttccaattgcAAATTAGATCTGCTGATGAACCAATGACAACTTTCTACAAGTGTACCAAATGTTCACATCAATGGAGAGAGAACTAA
- a CDS encoding uncharacterized protein (PKUD0C02580; similar to Saccharomyces cerevisiae YPL155C (KIP2); ancestral locus Anc_8.678), giving the protein MGTPILRNDLCQKQYMSTPIKKSDLGKGYNAGSVSRSSSLNNSRGTSERVPSYNSETFHYISTSSPKASMLGPRSRNPSRAPSRQASRDIYPPPPRGSGLSTPQHKSFSRSTSRSSSRLSLSSISSTGTQIASATSSIDSPFSMHTVSESRVSRIKVSVRPKPLSFSNNVSTPWVINCQQGQIVNDEIGCFQYDHVFSPSDSNSDVFDVVAAPVVEKCLQGFNGTVFAYGMTGSGKTYSMKGVLHDSAKILFNNLDNSKVTLSPDRMDQDTHSWNNDDGGSPDSNIFHDDTILANGRYKVKYMTCSILEIYNEKVKDLLTTNDEVANKSDLKIIDDSKFGIKVYGLKEVKVQSRDHFFELIDQGENVRSTDATDYNYTSSRSHFIVTLKLCLLDHDGLDVISVLNFCDLAGSERATSHIDRRKEGGYINKSLLALGTVITKLSESNGSSNAHVPYRDSKLTRLLQPSLSGDSMVSILCTIHLGANVIGETTNTLRFGSRAKNVLINVRKNIGEIDTNKLIQENESLKLEIEELRFVLDGNVNSTSTSCTLVNNGNNGMDIHGDEVYYELVAENNILNEQVEHLKRLNMEESLIRSNEMDEDLQNLNELLNGLILDTQTRRQGVAILERLNSKIQEERHRFDETESYVSHLENRIRSYEIEMARYRQDGEIGANKSASILASKVTRPAYNTQQELIDELKEEIDELKLSMQRKDAVIRALQRAGRS; this is encoded by the coding sequence ATGGGTACTCCTATTCTCAGAAACGATCTCTGCCAAAAACAATACATGAGTACTCCTATAAAGAAGTCAGATTTAGGGAAGGGGTACAATGCAGGCTCAGTTTCAAGGAGCTCCTCTCTCAATAACAGTCGAGGGACTTCGGAACGTGTTCCATCATACAATAGTGAAACTTTCCATTACATCTCCACGAGTTCTCCGAAGGCCAGTATGTTAGGACCACGATCTAGAAATCCATCTAGAGCTCCTTCAAGACAAGCATCAAGAGATATTTATCCGCCGCCACCTCGTGGATCTGGACTCTCTACACCACAGCACAAGTCTTTTTCAAGGAGTACTTCCCGATCATCGTCTCGACTTTCTCTCTCCAGCATCTCGTCCACAGGAACACAAATAGCCAGTGCAACATCTAGTATCgattcaccattttctaTGCACACAGTATCCGAGTCTCGAGTATCAAGAATCAAAGTAAGTGTGAGGCCCAAACcgctttctttttcaaataatgttTCCACTCCTTGGGTGATTAATTGCCAGCAAGGACAGATCGTCAATGATGAGATAGGATGCTTTCAGTACGATCATGTATTTTCACCATCCGATTCAAACAGTGATGTTTTTGATGTGGTGGCGGCGCCAGTTGTAGAAAAATGTCTGCAAGGATTTAATGGAACCGTCTTTGCATATGGTATGACCGGATCAGGAAAGACTTACTCGATGAAAGGAGTTTTGCATGATTCTGCGAAAATCTTGTTTAACAACTTAGATAACTCAAAGGTTACATTAAGCCCTGATCGAATGGATCAAGATACACACTCATGGAACAATGATGACGGTGGTTCTCCtgattcaaatattttccACGATGATACCATATTGGCAAATGGTAGATATAAAGTGAAGTACATGACATGCTCTATTTTAGAAATTTACAATGAAAAGGTGAAAGACTTATTAACTACCAATGATGAAGTTGCTAACAAGAGTGATCTTAAAATCATTGACGATTCgaaatttggaatcaaaGTATATGGTTTAAAAGAGGTGAAGGTGCAATCACGAGatcatttctttgaattaATCGACCAGGGTGAAAATGTACGGAGTACCGATGCTACCGATTATAACTATACATCTTCACGTTCACATTTCATAGTAACGCTAAAGTTGTGTCTATTGGATCACGATGGCTTAGACGTAATTTCCGTATTAAACTTCTGTGATCTAGCGGGCAGTGAAAGGGCAACATCTCACATAGACAGACGAAAAGAGGGAGGTTATATCAACAAGTCATTATTAGCATTAGGCACAGTGATCACTAAACTTTCTGAGAGTAATGGCAGCTCCAATGCACATGTCCCTTATAGGGATTCCAAGCTAACGAGACTCCTACAGCCTTCATTAAGTGGAGATTCGATGGTCTCAATTCTTTGTACCATTCACTTGGGGGCAAATGTGATAGGAGAGACTACTAATACCCTTCGCTTTGGTAGTAGAGCCAAGAATGTTCTAATAAACGTTAGGAAAAACATTGGTGAAATTGATACAAACAAGTTAATACAAGAAAACGAATCATTGAAGcttgagattgaagaactGAGATTTGTTCTCGACGGAAATGTGAATTCTACATCCACTAGCTGCACATTGGTGAATAACGGAAACAACGGGATGGACATCCATGGTGATGAGGTGTATTATGAACTAGTTGCAGAGAATAATATTTTAAATGAACAAGTGGAGCATCTGAAAAGATTGAACATGGAGGAGAGTTTGATCAGATCAAACGAAATGGACGAAGATCTacaaaatttgaatgaGTTACTCAATGGCTTGATCTTGGACACGCAAACACGTAGGCAAGGTGTTGCTATATTAGAGCGtttaaattcaaaaatccAAGAGGAAAGGCACAGATTTGACGAGACAGAGTCATATGTGAGTCatcttgaaaatagaaTACGTTCATACGAGATAGAAATGGCAAGGTATAGGCAAGACGGTGAAATCGGCGCAAACAAATCGGCTTCCATATTGGCAAGCAAAGTTACTAGGCCTGCATATAATACCCAACAGGAGCTGATTGACGAACTaaaagaagagattgaCGAGCTTAAGCTAAGCATGCAACGGAAAGATGCTGTGATTAGAGCTCTGCAAAGGGCAGGGAGATCTTGA
- a CDS encoding uncharacterized protein (PKUD0C02590; similar to Saccharomyces cerevisiae YNL221C (POP1); ancestral locus Anc_2.22) has product MDSLPPKPGAYNPTVKRTKLYNSRQIRTQLNDPAFTKQPKGSNVAKQIRQSISSGGMIANKLNIPDYLAARDFEIKALDSAMVKSRTSGASRVFQSLPRTLRRRTASHNVRRIPKRMRKKALREMGFQIKNGESVMLGTKGVTPSGKPLAKKLGRGRQRWDILRKIKILKYAAKWKIKGKLPGSEYISYSDINLRKRLKLLKKELEKLETRENNENDYTPSIKNKVGSHDNTGLNTFSKVSKIVNVKYAVRQRKFRWLPTHIWHAKRAKMIKRWEWNIPNEPTQRCYRSTSRSSRIKGAVAFDTSYMNTFVINNDITNNEELEKYFKRITKGKLNLKSLKAGLAWDGYVYDYEDSKDPLGKILVVQAGTKILGRVHPSIFTTVFSQLLNWYRETEGVSIHDCKYSLASIEITGPKALTALQSICFSEKECKSFRNFMNLHKLNDLNTIPNGTVFTFDVQDPRFFTKPSLPSKPNITYDEQLNILVSLKRKPDISDSLLDIERRAMSYNSQLSLTELGQRKAKYPGENIPYKSTDAYISVMVIKSEDKWIFMMPWYWMVPFWHSLMHVPHVNFGGFKQLEQLRLEKGLLGWSDMVFTRDGFIQCEIEREETEKKWRKRPKSKRVEYTKIKVDGRVGELLSPFGLDWRGLQTLRLVVQKLINDGNIDTLTTNRRKFDEKMNLVPQSRNDVEFLVQAIQSAELQLKNKNMHSTLLKYKPITLERSEIEYSSIFFNIPQLPPLQVVAIKLSCVNSGNIKANARIFTVPKDNLSIWTEVSSGKVKTLSASNMRVCSMVDPEKYTPQITDLVGLVTSGTFNLTQGKFAGIGYVDADAVKGQELGFFLVRNVSSTSYSLTKWAKIPLH; this is encoded by the coding sequence ATGGATTCGTTACCTCCTAAGCCAGGGGCTTACAATCCAACTGTGAAGAGGACTAAACTCTACAATTCTCGACAGATAAGAACGCAACTCAATGATCCAGCGTTTacaaaacaaccaaaagGATCAAATGTGGCTAAACAAATTCGCCAGAGCATCAGTTCTGGAGGTATGATAGCTAATAAGCTGAACATACCTGATTATTTAGCAGCTCgtgattttgaaatcaaagctTTGGATAGTGCGATGGTCAAGTCCAGAACTTCTGGTGCATCTCGTGTTTTCCAATCATTGCCACGTACATTGCGCCGTCGAACAGCTAGTCACAACGTACGCAGAATTCCAAAAAGGATGAGGAAGAAAGCTTTGAGAGAAATGGGCTTCCAAATTAAAAATGGGGAAAGCGTCATGCTGGGAACCAAAGGTGTTACTCCTAGTGGTAAGCCCTTAGCAAAAAAATTAGGTAGAGGTAGACAAAGATGGGACATATTgaggaaaataaagatattgaaatatGCAGCAAAATGGAAGATTAAAGGAAAGTTGCCAGGGTCGGAGTATATAAGTTACTCTGATATAAACTTGAGAAAAAGATTaaaactattgaaaaaagagCTGGAGAAGCTCGAAACCAGAGAAAACAACGAGAATGATTATACACCttccatcaaaaacaaGGTCGGATCACATGATAATACTGGTTTAAATACCTTCTCAAAAGTTTCGAAAATTGTGAATGTCAAATATGCGGTTAGACAACGCAAATTTAGGTGGCTTCCAACACATATCTGGCATGCCAAACGTGCAAAGATGATCAAGAGGTGGGAATGGAATATTCCAAATGAACCAACTCAGAGATGCTACAGAAGTACCAGTAGATCATCAAGGATAAAAGGTGCAGTTGCCTTTGATACCTCCTATATGAATACCTTTGTAATCAACAATGATATCACtaataatgaagaattagaaaaatatttcaaaaggaTAACCAAAGGCAAactcaatttgaaaagctTAAAAGCAGGATTAGCTTGGGATGGCTATGTTTATGATTACGAGGACAGCAAGGACCCACTTGGCAAAATACTGGTTGTCCAGGCTGGAACGAAGATACTCGGCAGAGTACATCCTTCAATATTTACGACTGTATTCAGTCAGCTGCTAAACTGGTATAGAGAAACAGAGGGCGTCAGTATACATGATTGTAAGTACTCTCTTGCATCCATTGAAATTACTGGCCCCAAAGCTCTAACAGCGCTTCAATCAATATGTTTCAGTGAAAAGGAGTGTAAATCATTCCGCAATTTTATGAATTTGCACAAGTTAAATGACCTCAATACAATTCCCAATGGAACTGTTTTCACATTTGATGTGCAAGATCCACGATTTTTCACTAAACCATCGCTTCCATCCAAACCAAACATAACTTACGATGAGCAATTGAACATCTTGGTATCATTAAAGCGGAAGCCAGACATTTCCGATTCTTTATTAGACATTGAACGAAGAGCAATGTCCTACAATTCCCAGTTATCATTGACAGAGCTTGGTCAACGCAAGGCAAAGTACCCAGGGGAAAACATTCCTTATAAATCGACCGATGCCTATATCAGCGTCATGGTAATCAAATCTGAAGACAAATGGATTTTCATGATGCCGTGGTATTGGATGGTCCCGTTTTGGCACTCTCTTATGCATGTTCCGCATGTAAATTTTGGTGGTTTCAAACAGCTCGAACAACTCAGACTGGAAAAAGGATTATTGGGCTGGTCAGATATGGTTTTCACAAGAGACGGATTTATACAATGTGAAATTGagagagaagaaacagagaaaaagtGGAGGAAAAGACCCAAATCTAAAAGAGTCGAATACACCAAGATCAAGGTTGATGGCCGAGTTGGTGAATTGTTATCCCCATTTGGGTTAGATTGGAGGGGTTTGCAGACATTGAGGTTAGTAGTGCAAAAACTAATCAATGATGGTAATATAGACACGTTGACAACAAATAGGAGAAAATTTGACGAAAAGATGAATCTGGTTCCTCAGTCAAgaaatgatgttgaatttcttgtCCAAGCGATTCAATCAGCGGAGCTGCAACTCAAAAATAAGAATATGCATTCCACCTTACTCAAATACAAACCGATAACGCTGGAACGTTCTGAGATTGAATATTCCagtatcttcttcaatatcccTCAGCTTCCTCCACTCCAGGTTGTTGCAATCAAATTGAGTTGTGTAAACTCCGGAAATATCAAAGCAAATGCACGTATTTTTACTGTTCCGAAGGAcaatctttcaatttggaCTGAAGTTTCTTCGGGGAAAGTAAAAACTCTTTCAGCTTCCAACATGCGGGTCTGCTCTATGGTGGATCCTGAAAAGTATACTCCTCAAATAACAGATTTGGTTGGTTTAGTTACCAGTGGTACGTTTAACCTTACACAAGGGAAATTTGCTGGTATCGGATATGTAGATGCAGACGCGGTGAAAGGACAAGAATTGGGATTCTTTCTTGTTCGAAATGTTTCCAGTACCTCTTACAGTTTAACCAAATGGGCCAAAATCCCTTTACATTGA
- a CDS encoding uncharacterized protein (PKUD0C02595) → MELTTLTQQQLIARIKQLQSDFQDFYNHSAQVEDLLQQQLDSSQKQIIEKNSQIKALESQLANIESLHSKVTSLEIENDVLESTVRILTSQLEIQSEKYNESLERVAFLENEMELFKSRIEQGKSDEEETWTMREKNWIQQIESLKMQIEQLTANNKRIEKEFSTKLKDIVTKSKRESSDVKRELLVLEEKVRLLMTSLHYSEQDKAVLEAKLKKLSSRYKKYHQLNNLIRLKKRGITKAFTTPALKPLT, encoded by the coding sequence ATGGAGCTAACCACACTAACACAGCAACAACTGATTGCTCGTATTAAACAGTTGCAAAGtgattttcaagatttttaCAACCATTCAGCCCAAGTGGAAGATCTATTACAACAACAGTTGGATTCTTCTCAGAAACaaataattgaaaagaattCACAAATCAAGGCGCTGGAATCGCAATTGGCCAATATTGAATCGTTACATTCCAAAGTGACTTCTctagaaattgaaaatgacgTGCTTGAATCCACAGTACGAATACTAACTTCTCAATTAGAAATCCAATCTGAGAAATACAACGAATCTCTTGAGAGAGTTGCCTTTCTGGAGAACGAGATGGAGCTGTTCAAGTCACGGATTGAGCAGGGGAAGTCGGATGAGGAAGAGACTTGGACAATGAGGGAAAAGAATTGGATCCAACAGATCGAGTCACTGAAGATGCAAATTGAGCAGCTTACAGCTAACAACAAGCGGATAGAAAAGGAATTTTCCACCAAGTTGAAAGATATAGTAACGAAGTCAAAACGTGAGAGCTCAGACGTGAAAAGGGAGCTGCTAGTTCTGGAAGAGAAAGTACGACTGTTGATGACGTCTCTCCATTATAGTGAACAGGACAAGGCAGTATTGGAGgccaaattgaaaaaactatCCTCTAGGTACAAAAAATACCACCAACTCAACAATCTCATTCGTCttaaaaaaagaggaattACTAAGGCCTTTACTACCCCTGCTCTCAAACCATTAACATGA
- a CDS encoding uncharacterized protein (PKUD0C02605), with the protein MYKMTGANRIVQPTSPSPTNPTMSLENSPSPRNGGIDDDSGIQFKNYTVNNPPVFPSSEHHDPLVTPSHYPTPNHTPIPQPNLSYPPSAVLSKSSSSLSPPTGQTLNSSQPVQRDPPSRGSPPAPRRTSVTASNLAKQIGDLLPPNIQRDANGYPILSREFVVRRISEGETGRLKEELKCEACGKGYKHITSLAKHLWEHTAEWQTTKKLLISKHQQAQLLEAASILCSVSERESVNSSSNVHSVPVSSAPSALTSNTTTNTTNPKAATTAATTTTTTTTTLNAPVSRQHAFNDYSPFDKDHNKLVPVNEHGNSVVSLATRRKSKTEYTKAGKFGGKRRSKSFVIQNQPVPLNQSQALSPLRKMSGMEIHDESDMGMSSRRNSTSANPPIDLRRPSVHSMRPSFGVSVSRRGSLLGSLIKEEPKSESSGAIYDSEEED; encoded by the coding sequence ATGTACAAGATGACAGGCGCCAATAGAATAGTACAACCAACATCCCCTTCTCCGACAAACCCAACAATGTCGTTGGAAAATTCCCCATCGCCAAGAAATGGTGGCATAGATGACGACTCTGGCATCCAGTTTAAAAACTATACAGTCAACAATCCTCCAGTTTTCCCATCATCTGAACACCATGATCCTCTAGTGACCCCGAGCCATTATCCTACCCCAAATCACACCCCAATTCCTCAACCAAATCTCTCATACCCTCCCTCTGCCGTCTTGTCAAAGTCATCCTCGTCGCTCTCTCCACCAACAGGACAAACTCTCAACTCCTCACAGCCGGTACAGAGAGACCCTCCTTCAAGAGGTAGCCCGCCAGCTCCTCGAAGGACATCTGTCACTGCTTCTAATTTGGCAAAACAAATTGGCGATTTACTACCTCCGAATATCCAAAGAGATGCCAATGGGTATCCAATACTGTCACGTGAGTTTGTTGTCCGACGAATAAGTGAAGGAGAAACAGGCAGGCTTAAGGAGGAGCTGAAATGTGAAGCTTGCGGTAAAGGCTATAAGCATATCACGTCACTAGCTAAACATTTATGGGAACATACCGCAGAATGGCAAACCACCAAGAAGCTACTCATTAGCAAGCACCAACAGGCACAACTATTAGAAGCAGCAAGTATATTGTGCAGCGTCAGTGAGAGAGAGTCCGTTAATAGTTCCTCGAACGTCCACTCAGTCCCAGTGTCATCAGCACCATCAGCATTAACATCAAATACTACTACTAATACTACTAACCCTAAGGCTGCTACTACTGCTGCTACTACCACTACCACTACCACTACCACTTTGAACGCTCCAGTTTCAAGACAGCATGCATTCAACGATTACTCACCTTTTGACAAGGATCATAACAAATTGGTGCCTGTTAATGAACACGGGAACTCTGTGGTCTCGTTAGCAACGAGGCGCAAGAGTAAAACGGAGTACACAAAGGCAGGTAAGTTTGGAGGTAAGAGGAGATCCAAATCATTTgttattcaaaatcaaccCGTGCCTTTGAACCAATCCCAGGCCTTGAGCCCCCTCCGCAAAATGAGCGGGATGGAGATCCACGATGAGTCGGATATGGGCATGTCgtcaagaagaaacagCACTTCTGCTAACCCCCCTATTGATTTGCGCCGCCCAAGCGTGCATTCCATGAGACCTAGTTTCGGTGTGTCGGTATCGAGACGTGGGTCTCTTCTGGGCTCCTTGATCAAGGAGGAGCCAAAGAGCGAAAGCTCTGGTGCAATCTATGATTCGGAGGAGGAAGATTAG
- a CDS encoding uncharacterized protein (PKUD0C02600) encodes MDPYSKIFKRSTGELLRSARRGILEETLVKKLDTCVSSLWTAKCTDAADIPYDGALCSRGANTMFGCNVPLENCGIDNDTPKYQEDISATFVNANVIEEEFFSSSLSEVEALLASRSIALESNAKKSRSPGSISPKVLNFVASKTTSCPLITENTFPLLLSNEIHFEKTGVLDIISTPLEQPPQNFQGIDTACNFSLCGNSTYCRDPKQDPSIETVFKPGEAWFSLYDGPADCEPVNITSFSKCSSEPSNEEMSFQMNGDGGFDIEDSFDEDNYFPGVENNLNYFYKGSPRFEDLSAEVDLWFQVFAGTESFASSKVTSMQQKEIKGDKCEQENVTTLICPTRFEEILKDQNRSSKISKTNLSLDDKARSRLSNRCILYSQEKKSHKKQVPVFKLTKESIERITHYWEQIITRSTMKAKDFFQNDCDVEAGAIANDQRLKGNLISFLLPNYATAKDFEKFSNNEQGWIYKDTGKHKTQTFPLRWCKQKYNFYDPVVCRVKIIEGKECFKEALCPYCPLQKGMNLDNVFYKVNSSLYLHHVCNNHGVYTTGHEMPHPIICNDGDGLYFTCAQCSHSERFVLQDGDPVNNILLNYYKHMMSSHKRTKQNRSEAQKVKDEEFFNEQGKIHLYENTIFTHPPTL; translated from the coding sequence ATGGACCCCTATTCAAAAATCTTTAAACGTTCTACGGGGGAGCTGTTGCGATCAGCAAGACGTGGTATTTTGGAGGAGACGCTTGTCAAGAAATTGGACACTTGTGTTTCCTCTCTCTGGACTGCAAAATGTACAGATGCAGCGGATATCCCCTATGACGGCGCCTTGTGCTCGAGAGGGGCAAACACCATGTTTGGCTGCAACGTCCCCCTTGAAAATTGCGGAATTGACAATGACACTCCCAAATATCAAGAGGACATTAGTGCCACTTTTGTAAATGCAAATGTAATCGAAGAGGAGTTTTTCAGTAGTAGCTTGTCTGAAGTTGAAGCTTTGCTGGCTAGTCGCAGTATTGCTTTGGAAAGTAATGCCAAAAAAAGCCGTTCACCAGGCAGCATTTCCCCCAAAGTACTTAACTTTGTGGCTTCAAAAACCACTAGCTGCCCCCTGATTACCGAAAACACATTCCCGCTGTTGTTATCAAATGAAATccactttgaaaaaacgGGAGTGTTGGATATTATTTCTACACCGTTGGAGCAACCTCCACAAAACTTTCAAGGAATAGACACGGCATGTAATTTCTCTCTTTGTGGCAATTCCACATACTGTAGGGACCCAAAGCAAGATCCATCCATTGAAACAGTTTTTAAACCTGGGGAAGCTTGGTTTTCTTTGTATGATGGACCTGCCGATTGCGAACCGGTGAACATTACATCATTCTCCAAATGCAGTAGCGAACCGTCCAACGAAGAAATGAGTTTTCAAATGAACGGGGATGGtggttttgatattgagGATTCATTTGACGAAGACAATTACTTTCCTGGTGTCGAAAACAACCTCaattatttttataaagGCTCACCAAGATTTGAGGATCTATCAGCAGAAGTGGACCTTTGGTTTCAAGTTTTCGCAGGAACGGAGAGTtttgcatcttcaaaaGTAACTAGTATGCAACAAAAAGAGATAAAGGGTGACAAATGTGAACAGGAAAACGTTACGACATTAATTTGTCCaacaagatttgaagaaatactGAAAGACCAAAATAgatcatcaaaaatatcaaagacAAATTTATCTTTGGATGATAAAGCTCGGTCTAGGTTGTCAAACCGTTGCATCCTCTATTCgcaagagaagaagagcCACAAAAAACAGGTGCCTGTTTTCAAGTTAACAAAAGAATccattgaaagaattaCGCACTACTGGGAGCAGATCATCACAAGGTCTACTATGAAAGCTAAAgacttttttcaaaatgacTGTGATGTAGAAGCAGGCGCAATTGCCAATGATCAAAGATTGAAGGGTAACCTCATCTCTTTCTTGTTGCCAAACTATGCCACTgccaaagattttgaaaagttttcaaacaacGAGCAAGGCTGGATTTATAAAGACACTGGGAAACACAAAACCCAAACGTTCCCACTGAGATGGTGCAAGCAAAAGTATAACTTTTATGACCCTGTAGTTTGCCGGGTGAAAATCATCGAGGGAAAAGAGTGTTTCAAAGAGGCCCTATGTCCCTACTGTCCATTGCAGAAGGGAATGAACCTCGACAATGTCTTCTATAAAGTCAACAGCTCTCTTTACCTGCATCACGTATGTAATAACCACGGGGTATACACTACAGGCCATGAGATGCCACACCCCATCATTTGCAACGATGGAGACGGTCTCTATTTCACTTGTGCACAGTGCAGCCATTCCGAACGATTTGTGTTACAGGACGGTGATCCCGTGAATAATATCTTGCTAAACTACTACAAACATATGATGAGCTCCCACAAGAGAACCAAGCAAAACCGGTCGGAAGCACAGAAAGTTAAAGATGAGGAATTCTTCAACGAGCAGGGAAAAATTCACCTCTACGAAAACACTATCTTCACCCATCCTCCAACATTATAG